The Fusobacterium necrophorum subsp. necrophorum genome has a window encoding:
- a CDS encoding PRD domain-containing protein yields MDLLIIETILQEDEFQIEELADSLQMSKSTLRADIKILTEKLKKVGIHLGQYSNKKYRAQYKNNDLIYYLSIFLYNYVTFDEGRRAISFKRSNYFEKIVYEMLTKMYCSVLEDSYQKIKAIDLPYTDETLNLLILLISVLKLRKLNSEDLEVLNKKVLKETKEFKTLRKVFPELSELNIYFLTDYLLRISCDEKEIFARHRNWIEIELGVYRLIKEFESLKKVQLVKNKKLLDDILYYIKPLIYRSSKQIELKNTVLKEVKSIYGDTFFYLKKAFQSFETLLGLEVSDNEIGFLVPIFQVALRNRIRQAKRILVVSSYKRNLINFLLARLEEEFLVEIVHVISMKQLDDFQENVDLIITTSDLSQMNLKVPFCRVSPILTESDRKHLEEFELPPQDKHISLDALMNVIERNVEGQKCNTFKMREDLLQSFPNIVVDEKAQEMKENLVIQKYQITELDVFDWKEAVKAATEILWKHKYIKKAYMEDMLNHLEEDGLMFLLNENSALFYTEPKENVYHTGFSIVHVETPLIIRGKKIEYFVCFAPKGDAEDQNLLFQLNDFFEEENFENTLKKMLRKK; encoded by the coding sequence ATGGATCTTCTGATTATTGAAACCATTTTACAGGAGGACGAATTTCAAATCGAAGAGCTTGCAGATAGTTTGCAGATGAGCAAATCCACCCTGCGTGCAGATATTAAAATTTTGACGGAAAAATTAAAAAAAGTGGGGATTCATTTAGGTCAATATTCCAATAAAAAATATAGAGCTCAATATAAAAATAACGACTTGATTTATTACCTATCTATCTTCTTATATAATTATGTGACTTTTGATGAGGGAAGAAGGGCAATTTCTTTTAAGCGGAGCAATTATTTTGAAAAAATAGTCTATGAAATGTTAACGAAAATGTATTGTTCTGTTTTGGAAGATAGTTACCAAAAAATTAAGGCTATCGATTTACCTTATACGGACGAAACCTTAAACTTATTGATTTTGTTGATTTCTGTCTTAAAACTTCGGAAGCTGAATTCTGAAGACTTGGAAGTGTTAAATAAAAAAGTATTGAAAGAAACAAAAGAATTTAAAACCTTGCGAAAAGTATTTCCGGAATTATCGGAATTAAACATTTACTTCTTAACTGATTACTTACTTCGAATTTCCTGTGATGAAAAAGAGATTTTTGCAAGACATCGAAATTGGATTGAAATAGAATTGGGAGTGTATCGCTTAATCAAAGAGTTCGAATCTCTCAAGAAAGTGCAGCTTGTCAAAAATAAAAAATTGTTGGATGATATTTTATATTATATCAAACCATTGATTTATCGTAGTTCAAAACAAATTGAATTAAAAAATACCGTTTTAAAAGAAGTCAAATCCATCTATGGTGACACTTTCTTTTATTTGAAAAAAGCCTTCCAAAGCTTTGAAACTTTATTAGGCTTGGAAGTTTCTGATAATGAAATCGGCTTTTTGGTTCCTATTTTTCAGGTGGCTTTACGAAATCGAATTCGACAGGCAAAAAGAATTCTGGTGGTATCTTCTTACAAAAGAAATTTGATTAACTTTTTGTTAGCCAGATTGGAGGAAGAATTCTTAGTAGAAATTGTCCATGTGATTTCCATGAAGCAATTGGATGACTTCCAGGAAAATGTGGATTTGATTATCACAACCTCCGATTTATCTCAAATGAATTTAAAAGTTCCATTTTGCAGAGTAAGCCCTATTTTAACGGAGTCGGATCGAAAACATTTGGAAGAATTTGAACTGCCTCCTCAAGATAAACATATTTCTTTGGATGCTTTGATGAATGTCATTGAGAGAAATGTAGAGGGACAAAAATGTAACACTTTCAAGATGAGAGAAGATTTGTTACAAAGTTTTCCAAATATTGTTGTCGACGAGAAAGCGCAAGAAATGAAAGAGAATTTGGTCATTCAAAAATATCAAATTACAGAACTCGATGTATTTGATTGGAAAGAAGCGGTGAAAGCTGCCACAGAAATATTATGGAAGCATAAATACATCAAAAAAGCCTATATGGAAGATATGCTAAATCATTTGGAAGAAGACGGACTTATGTTTCTTTTAAATGAGAACAGCGCTTTATTTTATACGGAACCGAAAGAAAATGTATATCATACGGGATTTTCCATTGTACATGTGGAAACACCTTTAATAATAAGAGGGAAAAAAATAGAATACTTTGTATGCTTTGCTCCGAAAGGGGATGCAGAAGATCAAAATTTGCTTTTTCAATTGAATGACTTCTTTGAGGAGGAAAATTTTGAGAATACATTAAAAAAAATGCTAAGAAAAAAATAA
- a CDS encoding sodium/glutamate symporter, translating into MNRIVLELGMFETLSLAVLAIYFGEFLRKQFPVLKKYCLPASVVGGTVFAIISMGLYYANLYELSFEFKAVNSLFYCIFFAASGAAASLSLLKKGGKLVVIFAILAAILAAGQNALALFIGKLMNVNPLISMMTGSIPMTGGHGNAAAFAPIAVEAGASAAMEVAIASATFGLISGCILGGPLGNFIIRRHRLEDPALDGKDDIVNMQEGTGTSSVMAVDKNSVVNAMFLMCIALGIGQIVTLVLKKYGVSFPIHVSCMLGGILIRLFYDRKKGNHDVLYEAIDTVGEFSLGLFVSMSIITMKLWQLSDLGGPLFVLLISQVIFIVVFCYLLTFNLLGRDYDAAVMAVGHSGFGLGAVPVSMTTMQTVCRKYRYSKLAFFVVPVIGGFISNISNAIIITKFLNIAKAMVGIG; encoded by the coding sequence ATGAACAGAATCGTTTTAGAATTAGGTATGTTTGAAACATTGTCGTTAGCAGTATTGGCTATTTATTTTGGAGAATTTTTGAGAAAACAATTTCCTGTTCTGAAAAAATATTGTTTACCTGCCTCTGTTGTGGGGGGAACGGTATTTGCTATTATTTCTATGGGATTGTATTATGCGAATCTCTATGAGTTGAGTTTTGAATTTAAAGCTGTCAATTCATTATTTTATTGTATTTTCTTCGCTGCAAGTGGAGCGGCAGCAAGTTTATCTCTTTTGAAAAAGGGAGGAAAACTTGTTGTGATTTTTGCAATTCTTGCCGCAATATTGGCAGCAGGGCAAAATGCTTTGGCATTATTTATCGGAAAATTGATGAATGTCAATCCGTTGATTTCCATGATGACCGGAAGTATTCCCATGACAGGAGGTCATGGGAATGCAGCGGCTTTTGCTCCGATTGCAGTCGAAGCGGGAGCAAGTGCGGCAATGGAGGTGGCAATTGCATCAGCAACTTTCGGATTGATTTCCGGTTGTATTCTAGGAGGACCTTTAGGAAACTTTATTATTAGACGACATCGTTTGGAAGATCCTGCTTTGGATGGAAAAGATGATATTGTCAATATGCAGGAAGGAACAGGAACGTCTTCTGTAATGGCAGTGGATAAAAATAGTGTGGTGAATGCCATGTTTTTAATGTGCATTGCCTTAGGAATCGGACAAATTGTTACTTTAGTACTAAAAAAATATGGAGTTAGTTTTCCTATTCATGTAAGCTGTATGTTGGGAGGAATTTTAATTCGATTATTTTATGATAGAAAAAAAGGAAATCATGATGTTTTGTATGAAGCAATTGATACGGTTGGAGAATTTTCTTTAGGATTGTTTGTTTCTATGTCGATTATTACCATGAAGTTATGGCAATTATCAGATTTAGGAGGACCTCTATTTGTGTTGTTAATTTCTCAAGTTATATTTATCGTTGTATTCTGTTATTTATTGACATTCAATTTACTAGGAAGAGATTACGATGCAGCAGTAATGGCAGTAGGACATTCCGGATTTGGATTAGGAGCAGTACCGGTTTCTATGACAACGATGCAAACAGTTTGTCGAAAATATCGATATTCTAAATTAGCATTTTTCGTAGTACCTGTTATTGGAGGATTTATCAGCAATATTAGTAATGCAATTATCATTACCAAATTCTTGAATATCGCCAAAGCGATGGTTGGTATCGGATAA
- a CDS encoding carboxyl transferase domain-containing protein — translation MGNYSMPNYFQNMEQIGKELTRVDEQNEQQVREVEDKIAKLIEELHAAGTPDEKIAEKGQLTALQRIAELIDEGTWCPLNSLYNPEDFETATGIVKGLGRINGKWAMIVASDNKKIVGAWVPGQSDNLLRASDTAKCLGIPLVYILNCSGVKLDEQEKVYANRRGGGTPFYRNADLQQAGIPVIVGIYGTNPAGGGYHSISPTILIAHKDANMAVGGAGIVGGMNPKGYIDQEGAEQIIEATAKAKGVDVPGTVSIHYDQTGFFREVYAEEVGVLDAIRYYMDCLPSYNLEFFRVDEPMEPALDPNDLYSILPMNQKKVYNIYDIIGRLVDNSEFSEYKKGYGPEIVTGLAKVDGLLVGIVANFQGLLMKYPEYKENAIGIGGKLYRQGLVKMNEFVTLCSRDKLPIVWLQDTTGIDVGNDAEKAELLGLGQSLIYSIQNSKVPQMEVTLRKGTAAAHYVLGGPQGNDTNAFSLGTAATEINVMNGETAATAMYSRRLVKDKKAGKDLTPTIEKMNKLINEYKEKSTPEYCAKTGMVDEIVNLYDIRTYMIAFVNSVYQNPKAICAFHQMLLPRAIREFNTYTKK, via the coding sequence ATGGGAAACTATTCAATGCCTAATTATTTCCAAAATATGGAACAAATTGGAAAGGAATTAACAAGAGTTGATGAACAAAATGAACAACAAGTAAGAGAAGTAGAGGATAAAATTGCGAAGTTGATAGAGGAACTTCACGCAGCAGGAACTCCTGATGAAAAAATCGCAGAAAAAGGGCAATTAACGGCCTTACAAAGAATTGCGGAATTGATAGATGAGGGAACTTGGTGTCCGTTAAACAGTCTTTACAATCCGGAAGATTTTGAAACTGCGACAGGAATTGTCAAAGGATTGGGAAGAATCAACGGAAAATGGGCTATGATTGTAGCATCTGACAATAAAAAAATTGTAGGAGCTTGGGTACCGGGACAATCCGATAACTTATTAAGAGCTTCCGATACTGCGAAATGTTTAGGAATTCCTTTGGTATACATTTTAAACTGTAGTGGAGTAAAGTTGGACGAACAAGAAAAAGTATATGCCAATAGAAGAGGAGGAGGAACTCCTTTCTATCGAAATGCGGACTTGCAACAAGCCGGAATTCCGGTTATTGTTGGAATTTATGGAACAAACCCTGCAGGAGGAGGATATCATAGTATCAGTCCTACTATCTTAATTGCTCATAAAGATGCCAATATGGCAGTGGGAGGAGCAGGAATTGTAGGAGGAATGAATCCGAAAGGATATATTGATCAAGAGGGAGCGGAACAAATCATTGAAGCAACTGCAAAAGCAAAAGGAGTAGACGTTCCGGGAACGGTTTCCATTCACTATGATCAAACGGGATTCTTCCGAGAAGTATATGCAGAAGAAGTCGGAGTTTTGGATGCGATTCGATATTATATGGATTGTTTGCCATCTTATAACTTAGAATTTTTCCGAGTGGATGAACCGATGGAACCGGCTTTGGATCCAAATGATTTATATTCTATTTTACCGATGAATCAAAAGAAAGTATATAATATTTATGATATTATAGGAAGATTAGTGGACAACAGTGAATTCAGCGAATACAAAAAAGGATATGGACCGGAAATTGTAACCGGACTTGCAAAAGTTGACGGATTGTTGGTAGGAATTGTTGCAAACTTCCAAGGATTATTGATGAAATATCCTGAATACAAAGAAAATGCAATTGGAATCGGTGGAAAATTATATCGACAAGGTCTTGTAAAAATGAATGAATTTGTCACTCTTTGCTCACGAGATAAATTACCTATTGTCTGGTTACAAGATACTACCGGAATTGACGTGGGAAATGATGCAGAAAAAGCGGAATTATTAGGATTGGGACAATCTTTAATCTATTCTATTCAAAATTCAAAAGTTCCTCAAATGGAAGTGACTTTAAGAAAAGGAACCGCAGCGGCTCACTATGTATTGGGAGGACCTCAAGGAAATGATACCAATGCCTTCTCTTTAGGAACGGCGGCAACAGAAATTAACGTAATGAATGGAGAAACTGCGGCAACTGCAATGTATTCAAGAAGATTGGTGAAAGATAAAAAAGCCGGAAAAGATTTAACTCCGACTATTGAAAAAATGAATAAACTAATCAACGAATATAAAGAAAAATCAACTCCGGAATATTGTGCAAAAACAGGAATGGTAGATGAAATTGTTAATCTTTATGATATTAGAACTTACATGATTGCCTTCGTAAACTCTGTATATCAAAATCCGAAAGCAATCTGTGCTTTCCATCAAATGCTTCTACCAAGAGCTATCAGAGAATTTAATACTTATACAAAAAAATAA
- a CDS encoding sodium ion-translocating decarboxylase subunit beta has translation MEFIKILEIMMAKSGFVALTWQSLVMFIISFILIYLAIVKQFEPLLLLPIAFGVFLTNLPLADLMKEADPWYASGVLRIIYNGIKSNLFPCLIFMGIGAMTDFGPLIANPISLLLGAAAQFGIYVTFMFANSLPFFSAKQAAAIAIIGGADGPTSIYLANNLAPELLAPIAVAAYSYMALIPLIQPPIMKLLTTKKERAVKMKQLRKISKIEKIVFPVGTVLFTTLLLPSVAPLLGMLMLGNIFKESGVVQRLSDTAQNALINIVTIMLGVTVGATANGELFLRLETIAIIFMGLFAFCMSTVGGILLGKLLYFVTGGKINPLIGSAGVSAVPMAARVAQTVGASENPTNFLLMHAMGPNVAGVIGSAVAAGYFMLIFGR, from the coding sequence ATGGAATTCATTAAAATTTTAGAAATTATGATGGCAAAATCCGGTTTTGTTGCATTGACATGGCAAAGCTTAGTTATGTTCATCATCTCATTTATTTTAATTTATTTAGCCATTGTAAAACAGTTTGAGCCTCTATTGTTATTACCGATTGCATTTGGAGTTTTCTTAACCAATTTACCTTTGGCGGATTTGATGAAGGAGGCGGATCCTTGGTACGCTTCCGGAGTATTACGAATTATTTATAATGGTATCAAGAGTAATTTATTCCCTTGTTTAATTTTTATGGGAATTGGGGCAATGACGGATTTTGGACCTTTGATTGCAAACCCTATCAGTTTGTTATTGGGAGCAGCAGCACAATTTGGGATCTATGTGACCTTTATGTTTGCAAACTCATTGCCGTTTTTCTCAGCAAAACAAGCTGCAGCAATTGCTATTATTGGAGGAGCGGACGGACCGACTTCTATTTACTTGGCAAATAATTTGGCACCGGAACTTCTGGCACCGATTGCCGTAGCAGCGTATTCTTATATGGCGTTGATTCCTTTGATTCAACCCCCTATTATGAAATTATTGACAACGAAAAAAGAAAGAGCCGTCAAAATGAAGCAATTGAGAAAAATCAGTAAGATAGAAAAAATTGTTTTTCCGGTCGGAACGGTTTTGTTTACCACTTTATTATTACCTTCCGTAGCACCTTTATTGGGAATGTTAATGTTAGGAAATATTTTTAAAGAATCGGGAGTCGTTCAAAGATTATCAGATACTGCTCAGAATGCTTTAATTAACATTGTAACCATTATGTTGGGAGTTACAGTAGGGGCAACAGCAAATGGAGAACTGTTCTTGCGTTTAGAAACGATTGCTATTATCTTTATGGGATTGTTTGCTTTCTGTATGTCAACGGTAGGAGGAATCTTATTAGGAAAATTATTGTATTTTGTAACCGGTGGAAAGATTAATCCATTGATTGGATCGGCAGGGGTATCGGCAGTACCTATGGCTGCCAGAGTTGCTCAAACGGTAGGAGCTTCCGAAAATCCAACCAACTTCTTATTGATGCATGCGATGGGACCAAACGTAGCGGGAGTTATCGGATCAGCAGTGGCTGCAGGATACTTTATGTTAATTTTTGGAAGATAG
- a CDS encoding OadG family protein, whose amino-acid sequence MITTEYIGFLESLLTSLLGISIVFLSLVFLAIFVTVVSRVIAVLEKTLLMKEPEVKMAAQAVEETKKDKNEALKIAVITAAISEERREPIDRFVITNIQKM is encoded by the coding sequence ATGATTACAACAGAGTACATTGGATTTTTAGAAAGCTTGCTTACATCACTTCTAGGAATATCTATTGTTTTTTTGTCATTGGTCTTTTTGGCAATTTTTGTTACTGTCGTATCAAGAGTCATTGCTGTTTTGGAAAAGACTCTTTTGATGAAAGAGCCGGAAGTAAAAATGGCTGCACAAGCGGTAGAAGAAACGAAGAAAGATAAGAATGAAGCTTTAAAAATTGCAGTGATTACCGCCGCGATTAGCGAAGAAAGAAGAGAACCAATAGACAGATTCGTAATAACCAATATTCAAAAAATGTAA
- the gctB gene encoding glutaconate CoA-transferase subunit B, with protein MANYKNYTNKEMQAITIAKEITDGQIVIVGTGLPLIGASLAKRIFAPNCKLIVESGLMDCSPIEVPRSVGDCRLMAHCGVQWPNIRFIGFEANELLNNNDRMIAFIGGAQIDPYGNVNSTCIGDYHHPKTRFTGSGGANAIATYSNTVIMMQHEKRRFIDQVDYVTSVGWGDGPGGREKLGLPGNRGPIAVVTDRGVLRFDEKTKRMYLAGYYPSSSIEDIIENTGFEIDTSRAVLLEAPSEEVIKMIREEIDPGQAFIKVPVEE; from the coding sequence ATGGCAAATTATAAAAATTATACCAATAAGGAAATGCAGGCAATTACTATTGCAAAAGAAATTACAGATGGACAAATCGTAATCGTAGGAACGGGACTTCCTTTGATTGGAGCTTCTTTAGCAAAGAGAATTTTTGCTCCAAACTGTAAACTGATTGTGGAAAGCGGACTTATGGATTGCAGTCCGATTGAAGTACCGAGAAGTGTTGGAGACTGTAGATTAATGGCTCATTGTGGAGTACAATGGCCAAATATTCGTTTCATCGGATTCGAAGCAAATGAATTATTGAATAATAATGATAGAATGATTGCTTTTATCGGAGGAGCACAAATCGACCCTTATGGAAACGTAAACTCTACTTGTATCGGGGATTATCATCATCCAAAAACAAGATTTACAGGTTCCGGAGGAGCAAATGCCATTGCAACGTACTCTAATACCGTCATCATGATGCAACATGAAAAGAGAAGATTTATTGATCAAGTTGACTATGTGACAAGTGTAGGATGGGGAGATGGACCCGGAGGAAGAGAAAAATTAGGACTTCCCGGAAATAGAGGACCGATTGCAGTTGTAACGGATAGAGGAGTATTACGATTTGATGAAAAAACGAAGAGAATGTATCTGGCCGGATACTATCCAAGTTCATCCATTGAAGATATTATTGAAAATACCGGATTTGAAATTGATACTTCCAGAGCTGTTTTATTAGAAGCTCCAAGTGAAGAAGTGATTAAAATGATTCGGGAAGAAATTGATCCGGGACAAGCGTTTATTAAAGTACCGGTAGAAGAATAA
- a CDS encoding biotin/lipoyl-containing protein codes for MKYVVTVNGEKFEVEVERADGRSAGTLSRRPMERGERTSAPIQKAAPVVEAPKAAPVAAPAPAATSSGTANAVVSPMPGVILDLKVKEGDTVTVGQTIVILEAMKMENEIVSEFAGKVTAIKVKKGDNVDTDAVLVEIQ; via the coding sequence ATGAAGTATGTTGTAACAGTAAATGGAGAAAAATTTGAAGTTGAGGTAGAAAGAGCAGACGGAAGATCAGCAGGAACTTTATCTAGAAGACCAATGGAAAGAGGAGAAAGAACATCAGCACCGATTCAAAAGGCGGCACCGGTTGTGGAAGCACCAAAAGCAGCACCGGTTGCAGCTCCGGCACCTGCAGCAACAAGTTCGGGAACAGCAAATGCAGTTGTTAGCCCTATGCCGGGAGTTATCTTGGATTTAAAAGTGAAAGAAGGAGACACTGTTACTGTGGGACAAACCATTGTTATTTTAGAAGCTATGAAAATGGAAAATGAAATTGTTTCTGAATTTGCAGGAAAAGTAACAGCAATTAAAGTAAAAAAAGGAGATAACGTCGATACAGATGCAGTATTGGTAGAAATTCAATAA
- a CDS encoding acyl-CoA dehydratase activase, whose translation MSKYTMGVDVGSTASKCVIIKDGKEIVAKSVISVGTGTSGPARAIKQALEEVGLNSIAQLDGAVATGYGRNSLEEVPVQMSELSCHAKGAYFLFPKVRTIIDIGGQDSKALKVGDNGMLENFVMNDKCAAGTGRFLDVIAKVLEVDLKDLEKLDEQSKLDVTISSTCTVFAESEVISQLAKGTKIEDIVKGIHTAIASRVGSLAKRVGIKDQVVMTGGVALNQGMVRALERNIGFKIHTSEYCQLNGAIGAALFAYQKCLQAEK comes from the coding sequence ATGAGTAAGTATACTATGGGAGTTGATGTAGGTTCGACCGCATCGAAATGTGTTATTATAAAAGATGGGAAAGAAATTGTAGCAAAATCAGTAATTTCAGTAGGTACCGGTACAAGTGGACCTGCAAGAGCTATCAAACAGGCATTGGAAGAAGTAGGATTAAACTCTATTGCACAGTTGGATGGAGCAGTGGCCACAGGATATGGAAGAAATTCGTTGGAAGAAGTTCCGGTACAAATGTCGGAATTGTCTTGTCATGCCAAAGGAGCATATTTCTTATTTCCAAAAGTAAGAACTATCATTGATATTGGAGGACAGGATTCCAAGGCATTAAAAGTTGGAGATAACGGAATGTTGGAAAATTTTGTTATGAATGATAAATGTGCTGCAGGAACAGGAAGATTTTTGGATGTCATTGCCAAAGTTTTGGAAGTAGATTTAAAAGATTTAGAAAAATTGGATGAGCAATCCAAGTTGGATGTGACGATTAGTTCTACTTGTACTGTATTTGCGGAATCGGAAGTCATTTCTCAATTGGCAAAGGGAACAAAAATTGAAGATATTGTAAAGGGAATTCACACAGCAATTGCAAGTCGTGTGGGAAGTTTAGCAAAAAGAGTTGGAATCAAAGATCAGGTAGTTATGACCGGAGGAGTTGCTTTGAACCAAGGAATGGTGAGAGCATTGGAAAGAAACATAGGATTTAAAATTCATACCAGTGAATATTGTCAATTAAATGGAGCGATTGGAGCAGCATTGTTTGCATATCAAAAATGTCTGCAAGCAGAAAAATAG
- the gctA gene encoding glutaconate CoA-transferase subunit A, with translation MSKVMSLHDAIKTYVKSGDSICIGGFTTNRKPYAAVYEILRQGLGDFTGYSGPAGGDWDMLIGEGRVRNFINCYIANSGYTNVCRRFRHEVEKVGKMNLEDYSQDVIMYMLHASSLGLPFLPVKLMQGSDLVNKWGISKEVREKDPKLPNDKLVEIENPLVPGEKVVAVPVPRLDVALIHVQKASINGTCSIEGDEFHDIDIAIAAKHCIVTCEELVTEEEIRKDPSKNSIPQFCVDAVVHAPFGAHPSQCYNYYDYDADFYKMYDKVTKTEEDFKAFLQEWVYNIKDNDEYIDKVGASRLAKLRVVPGFGYAAKLVKEAK, from the coding sequence GTGAGTAAAGTAATGTCATTGCATGACGCAATCAAAACTTATGTAAAATCAGGAGATAGTATTTGTATCGGTGGTTTTACAACAAACAGAAAGCCATATGCAGCAGTATATGAAATTTTAAGACAAGGATTGGGAGATTTTACAGGATATTCCGGTCCGGCAGGTGGAGATTGGGATATGTTGATCGGAGAAGGAAGGGTAAGAAACTTCATCAACTGTTATATTGCAAACTCAGGGTATACAAATGTATGTAGAAGATTTCGACATGAAGTGGAAAAAGTTGGAAAAATGAATTTGGAAGATTACTCTCAAGATGTCATTATGTATATGCTTCATGCTTCTTCGTTAGGATTACCATTTTTACCGGTAAAATTGATGCAAGGATCTGACCTTGTGAATAAATGGGGAATCAGCAAAGAAGTGAGAGAAAAAGATCCTAAATTGCCAAATGACAAATTAGTGGAAATTGAGAATCCTTTGGTTCCGGGAGAAAAAGTAGTAGCAGTTCCGGTTCCCAGACTGGATGTGGCACTGATTCATGTCCAAAAAGCATCTATTAATGGAACTTGTTCTATCGAAGGAGATGAATTCCATGATATTGATATTGCCATTGCAGCAAAGCATTGTATTGTAACTTGTGAAGAACTGGTAACGGAAGAAGAAATCAGAAAAGATCCGAGCAAGAACTCCATTCCGCAATTTTGTGTAGATGCGGTGGTTCATGCACCGTTTGGAGCACATCCATCTCAATGTTATAACTATTATGACTATGATGCAGATTTTTATAAAATGTATGACAAAGTGACAAAAACAGAAGAAGATTTCAAAGCCTTCTTACAAGAATGGGTATATAACATTAAAGATAATGACGAATATATCGATAAAGTCGGAGCTAGTAGATTGGCAAAATTACGAGTTGTACCGGGATTCGGATATGCTGCGAAATTAGTGAAGGAGGCAAAATAA